CGCCGGCCGTTGACCGCGCCGGCCGTTGACCGCGCGCACCGCGCTGACCGCGCGCACCGCGCTGACCGCGCTGACGCTGTCCGCGCCGTCCGTTGACCGCGCGCACCGCGCTGGCCGCGCTGACCGCGCTGACCGCGCGCACCGCGCTGACCGCGCCGTCCGCGCTGACCGCCGTCCGCGCCGTCCGTTGACCGCGCTGACCGCGCTGACCGCGCGCACCGCGCCGACCGCGCAGGCGCTGCGCGCGATGCCGTGGGCCCGCTGACCCGGCTGGCGCGACCCCGGGCGGTCGTGCGACCGTGGGACATGCGCGCATGGTGGCTGGCGGCTGGACTCGCGATCACGGGCTGCAGCGATGGCGGCGGCGCGATCATCGACGCCGCCAGCCCCGACGGGCGGGCTGACGCCAGCGCCGACGGCGACGCGGCGGCGCCGGACGCGGGCACGGTCCCCGACGCGGCCGACCTCGACGCCGGCGCGGCCGACGCGACCGCGGCCGACGCGACCGGCGATGACGCGACCCTGGTCCCCGACGCCGCGACGCTCCCGGACGCGACGCTCCTGGACGCGACGACCGTCCCCGACGCCGCGCTCCCCGACGCGACCGGCACCGACGCCGCCGCGCTCCCCGACGCGACCGGCACCGACGCCGCGACGCTCGCACCCGACGCGACGACCGCACCCGACGCCGCCGCGCTGTGCCCGGTCGGGCTCGACGCGCTGGCGCCGGCGTCTTTGGCGATCACCACCGATGACAACACCAAGGTCTGGCTCAACGGCGTGCTCGTCGACGACGTGGCGCGCATCTGGAGCGACCCGCAGCGCTACGACGTGATGATCTTCGCGCACCCCGGCCACCCCAACGTCCTGGCGATCGAGGGCATCAACCTGCAGAACCAGGCCGGGTACGATCGCGCGACGGTCGCCGACCTGCGCTTCACGATCGACGGCGTACCGCAGACCGTGGTCACCGACGCGGCGTTCCGCGCGACCAACACCCTGACCGCCGGCTGGGAGCAGCCTGGCTTCGACGACAGCGCCTGGCCGGCCGCGGTCACGCTCGGCCAGGTCGGCATCGCGCCGTGGGGCGCGGTCTTCGCCAGCCTCGCGCCCGGCTCGACCGCGCAGTGGATCTGGACCTACGACCCGGCCGCGGTCGCGATCAAGCCGACCGTCGAGTCGACCTACGCGCGCCGGCAGTTCACGACCGTCGACCCGCGCTGCCCGGTCGTCATCGGCGAGTGAGCCGCGGCGTCAGGCCGCGGCGCCGTGGCACTTCTTGTACTTCTTGCCCGAGCCGCACGGGCACACGTCGTTGCGGCCGACCTTGGGCGCGTCGTGGACGACGGTGCCCTGGCGCTCGCCCGGGCGCCGGCCGCTGAGCGCGGCGTCGAACGCCTCGATCGCCACCTGGGTCGGTGGATAGATCGTCGCCGCGATCTCGGCCGACATGGCCTCCTCGCGCACGTCCTCCTCGAGCAGCTCGCGCAGCTTCGCGTACAGGTGCGGCTGGATCTCGGCCTGGCTGGCGGCGTAGCGCTCGTGGACCGGGCGCTCGGCCAGGCCGGGCTCGGCGGCGTGCGCGGCCTCGACCACGCCGGCGGCGGCGCCGAGGTTGGCCTCGGTCAGGCGCGGCAGCGTGCCCTCGCGCTCGCGGTCGAACATCGCCCAGACCAGCGTGGCGTAGAACACCGCCGCCTCGCCGGCCTTGTCGCCGTGCTCGTTGCGGATCGCCGCCGCGAACTGCAGCAGGTGCGGCTGCTCGCGCTGCAACCGGCCCGCGAGCTTGTTCATCGCCTTCTTGTCGCCGCGCTGGTCGAGGCGCGTGAAGGCGGTGATGGTGCGTTCGACTTCCTCGGCAGAGACCACGACGGTCGACATTTGGCGCGCATGTTCGTGAGTCGCGCCGCCGCCGTCAAGGCTCGCGCGCACCCGTCGCGCGCCGGCCGCGATTCTGACCGCCGGCCGGCGCGCTCAGGGCGCGACGATCGCCTCGCCGAACGTGAAGCCGGCGCTGCCGCCGTCGGCGCGCCCGCGGGCGAGCCCGAGCCCGATGTAGGCCGGCCCGGTCGGCCACCAGGCCGGATCCCAGCCGTCGACCACCGGCGCCGGCATGACCAACGTGGTGACGCCCTCGACCGTCTGGTTCGCCAGCGCCGCGGGGTAGGCGTACGCGAACCAGCCCGGGGACGACGCGAGGTTGTCGGCGACGACGTCGAGCCGGGCGCGGTGGCCGGGGGCGCCGCGCCAGGTCGCGACCGGCGCGTCGGTCCACGCGAACGACACGTCCGGCGAGACGAACTCGCGCTCGAACGCGATCCCGGCCTCGTCGACCGGCGCCTCGGCGAAGTAGTCGCGGTCGAAGACCGTGACCAGGTGCAGGTCGCCATCGGCGCGCGCCGCGGCCGGCACGACGCGGTAGGCGGTGCCGAGCGACGCCCAGGTGCCGCCGGCGCTCGTGAACGTCACGGAGCCGAAGTCCGGCCGGCCGCCGTCGACGGTCACCGCGATCGGGACCAGGTCGACGCCACCCGCCGCGACGTCGACGTCGACGCGGGTCCCCGCCACGATCCGCACGCCGCGCTGGAGCTCGACCCGGGTCGGCTCGCCCTGGGCGTCGTCGACGACCGCGATCACGTCGTAGGTCCCCGGCGGCACCTGGGTCGGCGCGGTCGCGGGCGCGTGGTTCGCGACCTCGCCGATGAAGACCGCGTCGGCGGGCGACCCCAGGTCGAAGCCGACGTCGACCGCGCCGGTGACGTCGGCCCGGCACGGCCGGTCCCAGATCACCCCGTCCTCGTAGGTCGCGGTCAGCGACCAGCCGGCGCCGACGTCGGTCCGGCACACGATCACCGCGTCGTAGGTAGCGCCGTCTCCGTCGGCGTCGAACACCGCGGTCGCGCCGTCGGTGCGCACCCACGGCGCGGCCGGCGCGGCCCGGGTCGCGATCCACGCGGCGCCGCGGGCGGAGACCACCACCTCGGGCGGGCGGTTGTCGCCGCAGCTCGCGGCGACCGCGAGCACCATCCCCAGTCCCAGCAGGCGTCGCGCCATCAGCCGAGCATACGCTCGTCGACGCCGCTGGCGCGGCCGCTGGTGAAGCCCCACGCGATCGCCGCCACCGCCCGGGCCACCGCGGCCTCCTCGGCGTCGGTCAGCACCACCGGGGCCGCGCGGCACCGGGTCTCGATCCAGGCCAGCAGGCTGGGCGGCGGGTCCATCTCGAGGCCGTCGCGCAGGAGCCGGTCGTCGACCCGCACCGGCTCGAGGCCGTGGTGCAGGGTCACCGCGGCGTGCAGCCGGCAGGTCGCGTCGAGCGCGACCGCGAACGCGTCGCCGTCGGCCGACCACAGCCGCCGCTCGAGGAAGCGCACCACCGCCGGCTGGCGGATCGCGAACCACGCCAGCTCCTGGGCCGGCGCGTCGGAGCAGGGCGCGGTCGCGAGGCTGGACGGATCGAAGAGCGCCATGCGCCGACGGTAGGCGCCGCCACGGCACCGACCAACTTTTCGGATATGGTGCCGGCCATGACGCGCCCAGCCTTCATCATCGATGGGGTCCGCTCTCCGTTCGGCCGCTTCGGCGGTGGCCTCGCCGGCGTCCGCGCCGACGACCTGCTGGCGGCGGTGATCGCCGCGCTGGTCGCGCGCACCAAGGTCCCGGTCGACCGCATCGACGACGTGATCGCGGGCTGCGCCAACCAGGCCGGCGAGGACAACCGCAACGTCGGGCGCATGGCCGCGCTGCTCGCCGGCCTGCCGATCGAGATCCCCGGCGTGACCGTCAACCGCCTGTGCGGCTCGGGCATGCAGGCGATCGCCGACGGGGCCCGGCTGATCGCCACCGGCGAGGCCGACCTGATCATCGCCGGCGGCGTCGAGCAGATGTCGCGGGCGCCGCAGGTCATGGGCAAGCCCGACGCCGCGTTCCCCCGCGGCAACCAGACGCTCTACGACACGACGCTCGGCTGGCGGTTCGTCAACCCGAAGATGACCGCGGCCCACGAGACCCTGCCGATGGGCGAGACCGCCGAGCGCGTGGCCCGGCAGTGCGACGTCACCCGGGCGGCCCAGGATCAGTTCGCGCTGCGGTCGCAGCAGCGGGCGGCGGCGGCCCTGGCCTCCGGCCGGCTGGCGCAGGAGATCGTCGCGATCACCACGGGCACCGACAAGAAGGGCGCCACGCTCGAGGTCGCCGTCGACGAGCACCCGCGGGCCGACACCACGATCGAGAGCCTGACCCGGCTGCGCCCGGCCTTCGCCAAGGACGGCACGGTCACCGCGGGCAACGCCTCGGGCCTCAACGACGGCGCCGCCGCGGTGCTCCTCGCCAGCGAGGCCGCGATCGCGGAGCTCGGCCTCACCCCGCAGGTACGCTACGTCACGTCGGCGGTGGCTGGCGTCGCGCCGAGCCTGATGGGCCTCGGGCCGATCCCGGCGTCGCGCAAGGCGCTGGCGCGCGCGGGCCTGGCCGTCGACGCGATCGACGTCGCCGAGCTGAACGAGGCGTTCGCGGCCCAGGCGCTGCCGTGCGTCGCGCAGCTCGGCCTCGACCCCGAGCGCGTCAACGTCAACGGCGGCGCGATCGCGCTGGGCCACCCGCTGGGCGCGTCGGGCGCGCGCCTGGTGCTGACGCTCGCCCGCGAGCTAGCCAACGGCGGCGGCCGCCGCGGCCTGGCGTCGATGTGTATCGGCGTCGGGCAGGGGATCGCCATGATCCTCGAGCGCGCGTAGCCACGTGAGATCCCTTCGTTTCACCTGGTCGTAAAGGTCCAACCAGCCTTACGCGGCCATGGGTGTGACGCAGGCTCCACCCTGCGCGACGAACGGGTATGCTGCCACCTCGCCCCCGATGTCGACTGACGAACAGGCTCTAGCCCAGCGGCTGGTCGGGCGCGTGCTCGACGACAAGTACCGCCTCCGCGGATGCATCGGCATCGGCGGCTCGGGCGCCGTCTACAAGGCCGATCAGATCGCGCTAGGTCGCACCGTGGCGGTGAAGATCCTCAACGAGGATCTGTCGCGCGACGCCCGGCTGGTGAAGCGGTTCCAGGACGAGGCGCTGGCCGCGAGCCGCCTCAACCACCCCAACACCGTGTCGATCATCGACTACGGCCAGACCGGCGACGGGCTCCTGTACCTGGTCATGGAGTACCTGCGCGGCCCGACGCTGACGCACCTGATCGCCAAGGAGCACCCGCTGCCGCCGACGCGGGTGCTGGCGATCGTCGACCAGATCCTGGCCGGCGTCGAGGAGGCCCACCTCGCGGGCGTGATCCACGCCGACCTCAAGAGCGACAACATCCTGATCGAGCAGCGCCGGACCGGCCAGGATCAGGTCAAGGTCGTGGACTTCGGGATCGCCCGGCTGGTCAACGCCCCGCGCGAGGGCGAGGACCGCAACATCTGCGGCACGCCCGAGTACATGGCGCCCGAGCTGATCGGCGGCGCCGCCCCGTCGGTGGCCACCGATCTGTACGCGGTCGGGATCGTCGCGTACGAGCTGCTCACCGGGCAGACGCCGTTCGTCGGCGGCTCGGCGATCGACATCCCTCACCCGCCAGCTCAAGCTGGCGCCGCGGCCGCCGGGCGAGGTCGCCAACATCTCGCCAGCGATCGACGCGCTGGTCATGACCGCCCTGGCCAAGCGCCCGGGCGATCGGTTCGTCGACGCCTCGACCATGCGCGGGGCGATCACCGCGCTGGCGGGCCCGCCCCGCACCGCCACCGCGTACGTGTGCGCGTCGTGCGGGGCCCAGGCCACGACCGACTTCCGGTTCTGTCCGGAATGCGGACAACCGCGCCGGGCCCTGTCCGCGACCGCCGAGATCAGCGCGCCGGCGGGGGCGGTGGCCGAGGTCCGGGTCAGCCAGGCCTGGCCGGTGGCCTTGATCGGCCGCGACGCCGAGCTCGACCGCGTCGTCGACTTCCTGGCGGGCCGGGTGCTGGCGCCGGCCCTGCTCTTGATCGGCGAGCCCGGCAGCGGCAAGACCGCGCTCTTGCGGGAGGCCTACGAGCGCGTGGCCGAGGCGACCGGCGTGACGGTCTACCAGGCCGACGCCGATCCCTCGGGCGTGGCCACGCCGCTGTACCCGCTGCGCGCGCTGATCGCGACGATCCTCGAGCTGCCGCCCGTGTGCGGTCGCGACGACCTGGCGGCGGCCACGATGGCGCGGGGCCTCGGCGAGCGTGACGTGCCCGGCCTGGCCGAGCTGTTCGGCAACCCGACCGAGCTGGCCGAGCTCGACGCCCCGGTGCGCCGGCGTGAGATGTTCGCGTCGCTGATCCGCACGCTCGCCGCCGAGGCCACCCGCGGCCCGACGGTGATGGCGTTCGAGGACCTCGATCGCTACGACCGCGCCAGCATCGACATGATCCGGCGCGTGGCCGAGCGCCACGCCAGCGGCGTCCGGATCGTCGTGTCGCTGACCGCGGCCGAGGCCAAGACCTGGCCGGCCGACTGCCAGCGCCTGGTGCTCGAGCCGCTCGACGGCGAGGCCCTGGGCTTCTTCGCGACGCAGCTGGCGCGCACCTCGGCGGTCGGCGAGCTCAGCGCGCTCGAGCTGACCGAGCGCACCGGCGGCCTGCCCGCCCACGTCGAGCACCTGGTCCGGTACCTCGGCGAGGGCGGCGACCTCGAGCACGCCCCGACCTCGCTGCCCGACCTCGTCGCCGCGCGCCTGGCGACGTTGCCGCGCGAGGCGCTGCTCCTGTGCCAGGCCACCGCGGTGTTCGGGCGCGAGGCGCCGACCACGCTGGTCGCCGCGGCGGTCAACCTCGGCGCCGAGACCGAGCGCGCGCTCGCCGTCGCGATCGAGCGCGGCTGGCTGACCGCGACCGAGGATCTGCTCACGTTCACCAGCGGCCTGGTGCGCGACGTGACCTACGGCGCGATGCCGGCGTCGATCCGACGCGGCCTGCACGAGTTCGTCCGCGTCAACCTCGACGCGGCGACCCCGCCGGCGGTGGTCGCGCACCAGACCGAGGCCGCGGGCCTGCGCGCCGAGGCCGCGACGCTCTTCGCCGAGGCCGGCGACGCCGCCGCGCGCCAACTCGACGACGCCGGCGCGGCCCGGTGCTACAGCCAGGCCCTGACCTGCGCCCGGGCCGGCATCGCCAGCGGCGATCTGGCGCCGGCCGACCTGGTCGCGATCTCGCTGCGCCTGGCCGAGATCCTGCGCGCCAACGGCGAGCTGGCGCTGGCCCGCGGCATCCTGCACGAGGCCGAGAGCTGGGGCGATCAGGGCCCGCGGCTGCAGGCGCTGCTGGTGCGGTCGCTGGGCCAGCTGATCGCGGCCGAGCGCGATCCCAACGCGGCGGTGCCGTACCTGCAGCGCGCGATCGGCGCGGCGATCGCCACCGGCGACAGCGAGCTGATCGCCGACAGCTACCTCGACCTGGCGTCGGTGCTGATCCGGGCCGGCAAGAGCGCGACCGCGGTGCGCGAGCTCGAGGAGGCCATCGACCTGATGACGCTCGGCGACGGCCCGCGCTCCCCGCGCGCGCCGGTGAACATGTGGAAGATCGTCCAGAAGCTGGCGCAGCTCGCGGCGGCCGACGGCGACATGAACCGCGCGGCCTCGCAGGCCGAGGTGGCGCTGGTCCAGGCCCAGCACGCCGGCTCGTCGGCCGGGGTCGCGCGGGCGCGGGCGCTCCTGGCCACCGCGTACGAGAAGCTCGGCAACGGGATCCTGGCCGAGCGCCACCGCCGGGCGGCCGTCGACGAGATGCGCCGCCTGGGCGATCGCCGCGGCACCGCCGAGCTCTTGCTGTACGGCTCCAGCCCGGGGCGCACGCTGATGAAGATCTCACCCGAGGTGCTCAAGGAGGCGCGCGATCTCGCGCACGAGGTCGGGTGGACCGAGGGCGAGCATCGCGCCAGCGCCGCGGTCCACGAGTGATGCCGGCGCGCCGACACCACGGCACGGTCCTGATCATCACCGCCGACGCCGACGCGCGCCGCGCCTGGACCGCCGCGCTCGAGGCCGAGGAGCACGCGGTGGTCGCGGTCGGCGCGGTGCCCGAGGCCGTCGGCCACGCCCGCGAGGGCGGCATCGACGCGGTCGTGTTCGACGCCAGCGAGCGCCCCCAGGACGGACGAACGCTGGTGGACGCCCTCGACCGCCTGCCCGAGCCGCCGCCGCTGGTGCTGGTGTCGTCGTCGTCGCACGGGCCCGAGCTGTCGGCCCGGCTCGGCGCCGCGGCGTTCGTACCCAAGCCGTGCGCCGACGAGGACATCGTCGGCGAGTGCCTGCGCCTGCTGGCGTCGCGCCCGCGCCCGCGCCCCGACACCGCCGGCGACGACCCGCCCACGGACGACGCGTGAGCCGTCGCGGGTTCGGCGCCCGAAGTCCGTCCGAAGTGGCCCCGCCGCGACGACCGCGCTAGCGTCGGACGCATGCGCCGCAGCATCGCGATCGTCGTCGCCGGCGTGCTCGCGGCCAGCGCGGCCGCCGCCGCGCCGCCGCCGCACCAGCCCGCGATCGCGACCTGGGCCCGACGCGCCGGGTTCAAGCTCGCGGCCCCGACGTCGTGCACCGGCCCCGAGGAGCGAGCGTTCCAGGCGCTCGGCGCGACCTGCTGGCGCGTGAAGCGGCGGGCGCCGCGGCCGCGCTCGCGCATGTACCCGCGGTTGGTCCTGCGCCTGCAGACCTTCACCGACGAGGCCGCGGCCAAGCGCCGCATCGCGCGCTTCCACGACGGGGTCCGCGACCACCCCGAGCTCGAGAAGGCCTACCCGCTGCGGGCCGGCTTCCGCCTCGGCGACCGCGTGCTGGTGGTGGCCACCGACGCGCGCGCGTTCGAGGCCGACGCCTACCGCGCCGCGGCCGAGCTGGCGGCCCGGCTCGGCGGCACCGACCTGGTGTGCTGGCGCGCGTGTCCGGCCGCGCCGTGACCGCGCGCTGAGCGGGCCGCCCGCGCGCTGAGCGGGCCGCGACCATGTGCCGAGCGGGCCTGGTCCCGCCCGAGCCACCCGACCGCCGGCCGGCGACCGCGGCCCTCGACCAGGCCAGCCGCCGGCGCATGCGCTCCGCGCGCCCGAGCCACCCGACCGCCGGCCGGCGACCGCGGCCCTCGACGAGGCCAGCCGCCGGCGCATGCGCTCCGCGCGCCCGAGCCGCCCGACCGCCGGCCGGCGACCGCGGCCCTCGACCAGGCCGGCCGCCGGCGCATGCGCGCCGCGCGCCCGAGCCACCCGACCGCCGGCCGGCGACCGCGGCCTCAGCGCGCACGAGCCGCCAACCGGCGACCGCGGTCTCCGCGCGCCCGGCCGGCGTGCTCGGCGCGGTTGACAGTCGCGTCGATCATAGTATTCAATTGATTACTTGAATGTCTACGACACCGACCACCGCGCCCCACGCCGCCAAGCAACGCATCTACGCCCAGTTCGCGCGGGTCGCGAAGGCGCTCGCCGCGCCGGCCCGGCTCGAGCTGCTCGACCTGCTGGGCCAGGGTGAGCGCTCGGTCGAGGCCCTGGCCCAGGTCGCGGAGCTGTCGGTCGCGAACGCCTCGCAGCACCTGCGTGTGCTGGCCGGGGCCCGGCTGGTCGAGGCCCGCCGCGACGGCCAGCGGGTCTACTACCGGCTGGCCGATCCGTCGGTCGAGCGGCTGTGGCACGCGCTGCGCCACACCGCCGAGGCCCGGCTGACCGAGCTCGAGCACGTGGCGCGGGCCTACCTGGTCGGGCGCGATCAGCTCGAGCCGATCGCGCGGGCCGAGCTGGTCCGGCGGGTCCGGGCCGGCACCGTGACGCTGATCGACGTGCGCCCGGCCGAGGAGTACGCGCAGGGCCACCTGCCCGGCGCGGTCTCGGTGCCGCTGGCGCAGGTGCCGCGGTGGGCCCGGACCGCGCCCCGGGGCCGGCCGGTGGTCGCGTACTGCCGCGGGCCCTACTGCGTGTCGGCGCTGCAGGCGGTGGCGGCCCTGCGCAAGCGCGGCGTCGCGGCGGTCCGGACCGAGGACGGCGTCGCCGAGTGGCGCGCCGCGGGGCTGCCGATCGTCGCCGCGGCGGCGCCGTGACCGGGGCCGGCCTGCGCCTGGGCATCCGCGCCAACCTCAGCCAGTTCGTGCTGCTGGTCGTGGTCAACGCGTTCGTCGGCGCGATGATCGGGCTCGAGCGCAGCATCCTGCCGGCGATCGCCGAGCACGAGTTCGGGCTGGTCGCGCGCGGCGCGATCCTGTCGTTCATCGTCGCGTTCGGCGTGACCAAGGCCGCGACCAACTACGCGGCCGGCCGCCTGGCCGATCGGCTCGGGCGCAAGCCGGTGCTGATCGCCGGCTGGCTGGTCGCGGTGCCAGTGCCGTTCCTGCTCATGTGGGCGCCGACCTGGCGCTGGGTGCTCGTCGCCAACGTGCTGCTGGGCGTCAGCCAGGGCCTGACCTGGTCGACGACCGTGATCATGAAGATCGATCTCGCCGGCCCGCACCGGCGTGGCCTCGCGATGGGGCTCAACGAGTTCGCCGGCTACTTCGCCGTCGCCGCCAGCGCGCTCGCGACCGGCTGGATCGCCGCGCGCGCCGGCCTGCGCCCCGCGCCGTTCTACCTCGGCGTCGGGTACGTGATCGCCGGCCTCGGGCTGTCGGTGCTGGCGGCGCGCGAGACCCGCGGCCACGTCGCGCACGAGGCCCGCGCCCACGGCCCGCCGCCCGACGTGCGCGTCCCGTCAGCGCGCACGGTGTTCTGGCGCACGACGCTGGGCGATCGCGACCTCGCCAGCGTCACGCAGGCCGGGCTGGTCAACAACCTCAACGACGGCATGGCGTGGGGGCTGTTCCCGCTGTTCTTCGCCGCGGCGCGGATGAGCCTCGACCAGATCGCCGTGCTCGCGGCGATCTACCCCGCGACCTGGGGCCTGGCGCAGCTCGGCACCGGCGCGTGGTCGGATCGGGTCGGCCGCAAGCGCCCGATCGTCGCCGGCATGTGGATCCAGGCGCTCGGGATCGTCGTGGTGATCGGCGCCGGCGGGTTCGCCGGCTTCGCGGTCGGCGCCGCGCTGCTCGGGCTCGGCACCGCGCTGGTCTACCCGACCTTGCTCGCGGCGATCGGCGACGTCGCGCACCCGAGCTGGCGCGCGTCGGCGGTCGGCGTCTACCGGCTGTGGCGCGATCTGGGCTACGCGCTCGGCGCGGTGGTGGCCGGACTGATCGCTGACGCGTTCGGCCTCGCGGTCGCGATGGGCGCGGTCGCGGCGCTGACGTTCGCCTCGGGTGTGGTCGTCGCCGTGCGCATGACCGAGACGCTGCGGCGGGCGCCGCCGGCCGCGCCGCTCACCGCCGGGTCGGCGGCCTGAGAGCCGGAGCAGGAATCGACGGCCCACCGCGGACGCGCGAATGCGCTCCGGCAGGCCGCAACGGCAGGGTCGGTCGGCGACGCCGTGCGGGGCCGGCCTGGGCACGCCGCGCGGGACGGCCGGCGATGCGCAGCGGTGACCGCACGGCGACGGGGTCGGGCCGGCGGCCGTCGCCCATCGGCGGTCTCGGCGGTCTCGGCGGACTCGGCGGTCGGCGTGTCGCTCAGCCGCACAGGGTGATGAACCATCCCGGGGCCCGCGCCGTGACCCCGGGGGCCGGACCTACGCCGCCGGGCGATTCTTGCTCAGGCTGTGAGTCAGGGCGTCGGGTTTCGCGACTGGACGCCGTCGAACGCCACGACGCTGTCGCTGGTCAGGCTCGCGGCGTTGGCCTCGTCGGTGTCGAGGTGCAGATCGAGCGCGTACGTCGAGCTGACCCGGACCAGCACGTCGCCCAGGGTCATCTCGCGATCGCCCTCGGCCTTGACCTCGATCACGTCGCCGCTGCCGACCCCGAACCGGCGCGCGTCCTCGGGGCTCATGTGGACGTGGCGCTGCGCGACGATCACGCCGTGGGTCAGCTCGACCTCGCCGCACGGGCCGCGCAGGCGCAGGCCGGGCGTGCCCTCGAGCTTGCCCGACTCGCGCAGCGGCGGATCGACGCCGAGGCGGAGCGCGTCGGTGCGCGCGACCTCGACCTGGGTCTCGGCCCGCAGCGGGTTGATGATCGCGACCCGCGCGATCTCGCCCTTGGGGCCGATCAGGTCGACGGTCTCGCGCGTGACGTACTGGCCGGGCTGCGTCACGTCGCGGCGGCGGGTCAGCTCGACGCCGGCGCCGAACAGCGCGTCGCAGTCGGCGCGCGACAGGTGGACGTGGCGGACCGAGACGCCGATCGGGATCGGCTGCGCGCGCACGCTGCGCACCGCCGCGGTCGGGCCGTGCAGGCAGCGCGCGACCTCGCGCGCGATCATGCGCTCCTCGTCGGTCCGCACCACCAGCACCCGGGTCCGGGCGTGGCGATCGGCCACGTCGACCACACCGCCGGCGTCGGCCGCGCGCGCGGTGCGGTTGCGCGCGTCGTCGAGATCGACGCCGAGGAAGCCCAGGCGATCGCACACCCGCGCGCGCACCAGCGCCGAGTTCTCGCCGATGCCGCCGGTGAAGACCACCGCGTCGGCGCCGCCCAGGGTCGCCGCGTAGGCGCCGACGTACTTGCGCAGCCGGTGGACGAACACGTCGATCGCGAGGCGCGCGCGGACGTCGCCGCGCTCGGCCGCCGCCTCGATGTCGCGGAAGTCGGCGCCGAGGCCCGACAGCCCCGCCAGCCCCGACTTGCGGTTGAGCAGCGCGTCGACCTCGTCGAGGCTCATGCCGCCGCGCGCGAGCAGCAGCGGGATCGCGGGGTCGAGATCGCCGGTGCGCGTGCCCATCAGCAGGCCCTCGAGCGGCGTCATGCCCATCGACGTGTCGACCGAGATCCCGCCGTCGATCGCCGCGACGCTCGCGCCGCCGCCGAGGTGGCAGGTGACCAGCCGCAGCCGCGCCGGCGCCACGTCGAGGAACTCGGCCGCGCACGCCGCCATGTACTGGTGGCTGGGGCCGTGGAAGCCGTAGCGGCGCACGCCGCGGTGGACGTACAGGTCGTGGGGCAGCCCGTACATGAACGAGTGCTCGGGCATCGCCGCGTGGAACGCGGTGTCGAACACCGCCACGTGCGGCACGTCGGT
The genomic region above belongs to Myxococcales bacterium and contains:
- a CDS encoding acetate/propionate family kinase, which codes for MKILVVNVGSTSVKYDLYEMDTEQSLARGRVERIGTAGAVHVRDGVEQQVSAPDVPGALTAILAGLSAPGAPLAGGDLGAVGHRIVHGGERLIKPVRIDDAVEAVIEECAVFAPLHNPVNLAGVRAARALFTDVPHVAVFDTAFHAAMPEHSFMYGLPHDLYVHRGVRRYGFHGPSHQYMAACAAEFLDVAPARLRLVTCHLGGGASVAAIDGGISVDTSMGMTPLEGLLMGTRTGDLDPAIPLLLARGGMSLDEVDALLNRKSGLAGLSGLGADFRDIEAAAERGDVRARLAIDVFVHRLRKYVGAYAATLGGADAVVFTGGIGENSALVRARVCDRLGFLGVDLDDARNRTARAADAGGVVDVADRHARTRVLVVRTDEERMIAREVARCLHGPTAAVRSVRAQPIPIGVSVRHVHLSRADCDALFGAGVELTRRRDVTQPGQYVTRETVDLIGPKGEIARVAIINPLRAETQVEVARTDALRLGVDPPLRESGKLEGTPGLRLRGPCGEVELTHGVIVAQRHVHMSPEDARRFGVGSGDVIEVKAEGDREMTLGDVLVRVSSTYALDLHLDTDEANAASLTSDSVVAFDGVQSRNPTP
- a CDS encoding acetyl-CoA C-acyltransferase → MTRPAFIIDGVRSPFGRFGGGLAGVRADDLLAAVIAALVARTKVPVDRIDDVIAGCANQAGEDNRNVGRMAALLAGLPIEIPGVTVNRLCGSGMQAIADGARLIATGEADLIIAGGVEQMSRAPQVMGKPDAAFPRGNQTLYDTTLGWRFVNPKMTAAHETLPMGETAERVARQCDVTRAAQDQFALRSQQRAAAALASGRLAQEIVAITTGTDKKGATLEVAVDEHPRADTTIESLTRLRPAFAKDGTVTAGNASGLNDGAAAVLLASEAAIAELGLTPQVRYVTSAVAGVAPSLMGLGPIPASRKALARAGLAVDAIDVAELNEAFAAQALPCVAQLGLDPERVNVNGGAIALGHPLGASGARLVLTLARELANGGGRRGLASMCIGVGQGIAMILERA
- a CDS encoding AAA family ATPase gives rise to the protein MALIGRDAELDRVVDFLAGRVLAPALLLIGEPGSGKTALLREAYERVAEATGVTVYQADADPSGVATPLYPLRALIATILELPPVCGRDDLAAATMARGLGERDVPGLAELFGNPTELAELDAPVRRREMFASLIRTLAAEATRGPTVMAFEDLDRYDRASIDMIRRVAERHASGVRIVVSLTAAEAKTWPADCQRLVLEPLDGEALGFFATQLARTSAVGELSALELTERTGGLPAHVEHLVRYLGEGGDLEHAPTSLPDLVAARLATLPREALLLCQATAVFGREAPTTLVAAAVNLGAETERALAVAIERGWLTATEDLLTFTSGLVRDVTYGAMPASIRRGLHEFVRVNLDAATPPAVVAHQTEAAGLRAEAATLFAEAGDAAARQLDDAGAARCYSQALTCARAGIASGDLAPADLVAISLRLAEILRANGELALARGILHEAESWGDQGPRLQALLVRSLGQLIAAERDPNAAVPYLQRAIGAAIATGDSELIADSYLDLASVLIRAGKSATAVRELEEAIDLMTLGDGPRSPRAPVNMWKIVQKLAQLAAADGDMNRAASQAEVALVQAQHAGSSAGVARARALLATAYEKLGNGILAERHRRAAVDEMRRLGDRRGTAELLLYGSSPGRTLMKISPEVLKEARDLAHEVGWTEGEHRASAAVHE
- a CDS encoding response regulator, encoding MPARRHHGTVLIITADADARRAWTAALEAEEHAVVAVGAVPEAVGHAREGGIDAVVFDASERPQDGRTLVDALDRLPEPPPLVLVSSSSHGPELSARLGAAAFVPKPCADEDIVGECLRLLASRPRPRPDTAGDDPPTDDA
- a CDS encoding MFS transporter; protein product: MIGLERSILPAIAEHEFGLVARGAILSFIVAFGVTKAATNYAAGRLADRLGRKPVLIAGWLVAVPVPFLLMWAPTWRWVLVANVLLGVSQGLTWSTTVIMKIDLAGPHRRGLAMGLNEFAGYFAVAASALATGWIAARAGLRPAPFYLGVGYVIAGLGLSVLAARETRGHVAHEARAHGPPPDVRVPSARTVFWRTTLGDRDLASVTQAGLVNNLNDGMAWGLFPLFFAAARMSLDQIAVLAAIYPATWGLAQLGTGAWSDRVGRKRPIVAGMWIQALGIVVVIGAGGFAGFAVGAALLGLGTALVYPTLLAAIGDVAHPSWRASAVGVYRLWRDLGYALGAVVAGLIADAFGLAVAMGAVAALTFASGVVVAVRMTETLRRAPPAAPLTAGSAA
- a CDS encoding metalloregulator ArsR/SmtB family transcription factor produces the protein MSTTPTTAPHAAKQRIYAQFARVAKALAAPARLELLDLLGQGERSVEALAQVAELSVANASQHLRVLAGARLVEARRDGQRVYYRLADPSVERLWHALRHTAEARLTELEHVARAYLVGRDQLEPIARAELVRRVRAGTVTLIDVRPAEEYAQGHLPGAVSVPLAQVPRWARTAPRGRPVVAYCRGPYCVSALQAVAALRKRGVAAVRTEDGVAEWRAAGLPIVAAAAP